Proteins co-encoded in one Pelobates fuscus isolate aPelFus1 chromosome 5, aPelFus1.pri, whole genome shotgun sequence genomic window:
- the LOC134611544 gene encoding serine protease 57-like — protein sequence MECLVMLIAALCALPMTVGFRIVGGREARAHSRPYMASLQIASKHFCGGTLINKKWVLTAAHCMEDMPVNLLRVVLGAHNLRAPDKFVQVFSVQESVQHPEYNRNTFQNDIQLLKLNDSVSVCPYVNTLKVPCANSDVSPGTPCSVAGWGFISDFGVEPKALMEVDVDVITRSACNSSWEGGIYESMLCAASPGQKAKGFCSGDSGGPLVCENQVQGVVSFSGIRCGNPFFPDVYTRAGSFLAWIQKVIGIYCY from the exons TTGGATTTCGGATTGTTGGAGGGCGTGAAGCCAGAGCACATTCCAGACCTTACATGGCATCTCTGCAGATTGCGAGCAAACATTTCTGTGGTGGTACTCTCATCAATAAAAAATGGGTGCTAACTGCAGCACACTGCATGGAGGACAT GCCTGTGAATTTATTGCGTGTGGTACTCGGCGCTCACAATTTGCGTGCTCCAGACAAATTTGTGCAGGTGTTTAGTGTACAGGAATCCGTTCAACACCCAGAGTACAATCGTAACACATTTCAGAATGACATTCAACTGCTAAAG CTAAATgattctgtttctgtgtgtccctaTGTGAATACATTGAAAGTACCCTGTGCCAACTCAGATGTATCCCCTGGCACTCCCTGCTCAGTGGCTGGGTGGGGCTTTATCTCTGATTTTGGTGTTGAACCAAAGGCTTTAATGGAGGTGGATGTGGATGTAATTACCCGTTCGGCATGCAATTCTTCCTGGGAAGGAGGCATCTATGAAAGTATGCTGTGTGCTGCCAGCCCTGGGCAGAAAGCTAAAGGTTTCTGTTCT GGTGATTCTGGAGGGCCGCTTGTATGTGAAAACCAAGTTCAAGGAGTGGTATCTTTCTCTGGAATACGGTGTGGGAATCCATTCTTCCCAGATGTATACACTCGTGCAGGATCTTTTCTGGCATGGATCCAGAAAGTAATAGGGATATATTGCTATTAG